One genomic region from Uloborus diversus isolate 005 chromosome 2, Udiv.v.3.1, whole genome shotgun sequence encodes:
- the LOC129216496 gene encoding uncharacterized protein LOC129216496, with translation MTVTLLFTEEASIEDLWNLDVIGITDSTQRKTKEEEDFMTKMNFFNSVTVNAEGRYERYEVALPWKEEHFPLPSNKDLAKRRLEKMTNGLNSKNLYVKYDETLEEWYKLCIIEEVPLEETVVQSHYLPHRPVVKQYGTTKIRPVFDASAKEKSMPSLNQCLNSGPNLLELIPNLLLKFRERKYGVTSDIEKAFLQIIVREEDRIFL, from the coding sequence ATGACTGTAACATTACTATTTACTGAAGAAGCTTCCATTGAAGATTTATGGAATTTAGATGTAATTGGAATAACAGATTCAACTCAACGGAAgacaaaagaagaagaagattttATGACgaagatgaatttttttaattctgtgaCAGTCAATGCAGAAGGGCGTTATGAGCGTTATGAAGTTGCTTTGCCCTGGAAGGAAGAACACTTTCCGTTGCCTTCGAATAAAGACTTAGCAAAAAGAAGATTAGAAAAAATGACCAATGGATTGAATTCAAAGAACTTGTACGTTAAATATGATGAAACATTAGAAGAGTGGTATAAACTGTGTATAATTGAAGAAGTGCCTCTAGAAGAAACCGTAGTTCAAAGTCATTACTTGCCACACAGACCTGTGGTGAAGCAGTATGGAACAACGAAAATTCGTCCTGTCTTCGATGCGTCTGCAAAAGAGAAATCAATGCCCTCTTTAAATCAATGTTTGAATTCTGGTCCGAATCTCTTAGAACTTATTCCTAATCTTCTGTTGAAATTCAGAGAAAGAAAATATGGGGTCACTTCCGACATTGAGAAAGCTTTTCTGCAAATAATTGTTCGTGAAGAAGACAGAATTTTTCTATGA